The stretch of DNA AAGGAAGCTGGAAAAGTGTTATCTGGAGATTTAAATGATCAGGTAAAAGAACTTGTTCACCTTCTTCATACAGAAGCAAAAGTAGTTTAATCGTAATTGCACTTATACGTTCGCAAGGAATAATTTTGATTAGACAATAATGATTCGCAGGAGGGTAAAGGAATGACTAGAAAAGTATTAGTATTAGGGGAAACGCGTGACGGTTCACTACGTAATGTTTCTTTCGAAGCAATTGCTGCAGCAAAAACAGTAGCAGAAGGCGGAGAAGTAGTAGCTGTTTTAATCGGAGAAAATGTTAGCGCTTTAGGTGCAGAGTTAGTTCAATTCGGTGCTGACCGCGTAGTTGTTGTTGAAGATGAAAAGTTAAAACAATATACATCTGATGGTTTCGCTCAAGCATTGCTTGCTGTGCTTGAAAAGGAAAGTCCAGAAGGTTTAGTAATTGGGCATACTTCCTTAGGAAAAGACCTTTCCCCAAGGATTGCTGCTAAATTAGCTTCCGGTTTAATTTCTGATGCAACGGCTGTTGAAGTTGCAGGTGGGAATGTTGTCTTTACTCGACCTATCTATTCAGGTAAAGCGTTTGAAAAGAAAATTGTTACAGACGGTTTAATTTTTGCAACGGTTAGACCAAATAATATTGCACCACTAGCCAAAGATGAAAACAGAACAGGTGAAGTTGCTTCTCTATCAGTGGAAATTAAAGACCTTCGTGCCATTATTAAAGAAGTAGTTAGAAAAGCAAGCGAAGGTGTTGATTTAAGTGAAGCAAAAGTCGTTATCTCTGGTGGCCGCGGGGTGAAGAGTGCGGAAGGCTTTGAACCACTTAAGGAATTAGCGAACGTTTTAGGCGGTGCCGTTGGTGCTTCTCGTGGAGCTTGTGATGCTGACTATTGTGACTACTCCTTACAAATCGGTCAAACGGGTAAAGTTGTTACACCTGACTTATACATTGCCTGCGGTATTTCTGGAGCCATCCAGCACTTAGCAGGTATGTCCAACTCCAAGGTAATTGTTGCTATCAACAAAGACCCAGAAGCTAACATCTTTAAAGTAGCCGATTACGGAATTGTTGGTGACTTATTCGAGGTTGTACCACTCTTAACGGAAGAGTTTAAAAAACTTAAAGTTCACTCATAATAAAAGGGCGAGCAGTAACTAACTGCTCGCCTTTTCTCATAGTATAAGCTGGAATACTTAATGTATTTTAGGGGAAATTACATGCGAGACAGATTATTAGCATGATGGTTTAAACAATGCTATACTTTCGTTGTATTTAGTATTCATTAGGAGGGCTTTACAAATGGCTATTTCAAACGTAACAGATGCAAATTTCTCTGCTGAAACAGGCTCTGGCCTTGTACTTGCGGATTTCTGGGCACCATGGTGTGGACCTTGTAAAATGATTGCTCCAGTTCTTGAGGAAATTGACTCAGAAATGGGCGATAAAGTAAAAATCGTAAAATTAGATGTAGACGATAATCAAGAAACTGCTGCTAAATACGGCGTTATGAGTATCCCTACACTTCTTGTTTTCAAAAATGGCGAAGTAGTTGACAAAGTAGTCGGCTTCCAACCTAAAGATGCTTTAGCAGGTGTATTAGAAAAGCACGTATAAGCAGAGATAACCTTAGCTAGCAATACACTAGCTAAGGTTTTTTATTTTTTATTTACAAGCTGAGGATTTAATTTGGCAATCTGTTGGTTGGAACGGAAGGCACGAAGACTCCTGCGGGAGAAGCGAGACAGGCGAGACCCCGCAGACACGCAGTGTCGAGGAGGCTCGGCGGTCGCCCGCGGAAAGCGAAGTGCCTGGAGTGGAAAGCAACAGAAACTTAATAAACAGCCATTGGAAAAAGAATCAGGCTTTTCTTTATCTGCTTTATCATTTAAAATTTTAGGATAGATATAAAAAAGACGGAGAGGAGCAGCTTGGAATGAATGAAAACATCAAACAAAAATTAACACTGCTGCCTGATCAGCCTGGCTGCTACTTGATGAAGGACCGTCAGGGAACGATCATTTATGTAGGAAAAGCAAAAATACTGAAAAATCGAGTGCGGTCTTATTTCTCAGGTTCACACGATGGAAAAACGTTTCGACTTGTAAATGAAATTGAGGACTTTGAATATATCGTTACCTCATCCAATATAGAAGCACTGCTTCTTGAGTTAAATTTAATAAAAAAATACGATCCAAAATATAATGTGATGCTGAAGGATGATAAGACTTATCCGTTTATAAAGCTGACGGCGGAAAGACATCCGAAACTAATCATTACTAGAAAAGTAAAAAAGGATAAAGGTAAATACTTTGGTCCCTATCCGAACGTCATGGCTGCAAATGAAACAAAAAAGCTGCTAGATCGAATTTACCCTTTACGGAAATGTTCAACCCTTCCGGACCGCGTATGTTTGTACTATCACTTAGGCCAGTGCCTGGCACCATGCGTTAACGAAGTTCATGAAGAGCAATACAAACAAATGACAGATGAAATTACCCGCTTTCTCAATGGCGGTTTCAAAGAAATAAAAAAAGAACTAACAGAGAAAATGACCAGTGCCTCAGAAGAATTAGATTTTGAGCGTGCCAAGGAATTCCGCGACAAAATTTTTCATATTGAAACCATAATGGAAAAACAAAAAATCACGATGACAGATTTTACGGATCGTGATGTTTTTGGCTATGCCGTCGATAAAGGCTGGATGTGTGTGCAAGTGTTCTTTGTTCGCCAGGGAAAACTAATCGAACGTGACGTTTCCATGTTTCCAATTTACAATGAGCCGGAAGAAGAAATTTTGACTTTTCTTGGTCAGTTTTACGAAAAGTCGAATCATTTTAAGCCAAAGGAAATTCTCATTCAAGATGAAATTGACTTGAGTTTAGCGGAACAGCTTCTTCAAGTTAAGGTACTAAAGCCGCAGCGTGGTCAGAAAAAAGATCTTATTAAAATGGCTATTAAAAATGCAAAAATCGCATTGAATGAGAAGTTTTCGTTAATTGAAAAGGATGAAGTACGCACGATTAAAGCAGTTGAGAATCTTGGTGAGCTTATGGGCATCTATACCCCGCACCGAATTGAGTCCTTTGATAACTCAAATATTCAGGGGACAGACCCTGTATCTGCCATGGTGGTATTTATTGATGGAAAGCCAAATAAGCGAGAATATCGAAAGTATAAGATTAAATCCGTTAAAGGCCCTGATGATTATGAATCAATGCGTGAAGTAACAAGAAGAAGGTATTCAAGAGCGCTAAAAGAGGAATTACCACTTCCTGACCTCATCATTATTGATGGTGGTAAAGGACATGTGGAGGCGGTCAGAGACGTCCTAGAAAATGAACTTGGCTTAGATATTCCACTCGCTGGATTGGTGAAGGATGATAAACACCGAACATCAAATCTTCTCTATGGAAATCCACTTGAGATTATTCCACTGGGAAGGAACAGCCAAGAGTTTTATTTATTACAAAGAATTCAAGATGAGGTTCACCGTTTTGCGATTACCTTTCACCGTCAAATTCGTGGGAAAAGCGCTTTTCAGTCATTGCTAGATGATATTCCAGGTGTGGGTGAAAAACGTAAAAAACAACTGTTAAAAGAATTTGGTTCAGTAAAGAAAATGAAAGAAGCGACATTCGAAGAATTTCGTGCGCTTGGTATTCCTGCCCCTGTAGTGGAGGAATTAATTAAAAAACTTCAATCTTAGTAATTGTCAGAAAAAAACCGCTATGCTATAATGAGTGAAAATTTATAAATACTATCACTTTTTAATACTGAAGTGAAGGTAGAGGTGCGAACTTCAATAGTAATGATTCTGAGAAGGATGAGCTTCAAGGAAGAATCATGAAAGGGGATGTTCGCCGAAGTGAAGGAAGTCTCATTTCTTTCTTTGCTGGTCCTGTATTGAATAAATGCCGGATTGTCAAGACTGTATGTCTTGGAGAGCTATCTTACATTGTCGACGCAGAAATTTTTTTGTGTATTTAAAGCAATGAGATGCCCTCTCATTGCTTTTTATTTTTTTTGCGGGGAAAAATACAATGATAGCTAAACCTATAACTGAAAACTGAAAGCAGGGGAAAAGATGGGTTTAATTGTACAAAAGTTTGGCGGCACTTCGGTTGGAAGTGTAGAAAGAATACTAAATGTAGCACAGCGGGTAAAAGCTGAAACCGAACAGGGGAATCAGGTTGTTGTCGTGGTTTCAGCAATGGGGAAATCAACGGATCAATTGGTGAATTTAGCAAAAGAAATTTCAGGGCAGCCAAATAAACGAGATATGGATATGCTGTTAAGCACAGGTGAACAGGTAACAATCGCTTTATTATCAATGGCGCTTAATGAGCAAGGTTTACCTGCCGTTTCGTTTACAGGCTGGCAGGCTGGAATTGTCACAGAGCCTGTCCATGGGAATGCCCGGATTACCACTATTAATACAGAGTCTGTACAGCATCAACTGAATGCTGGGAATGTGGTAATTGTTGCAGGTTTCCAAGGGATTACGGAAGATGGCGAGATTACAACCCTCGGACGTGGTGGTTCAGATACGACAGCGGTCGCGTTAGCTGCAGCGCTAAAGGCAGATAAATGCGATATTTATACAGATGTAACGGGGGTTTTCACAACCGATCCGAGATATGTGAAAAGTGCACGTAAATTAAAATCAGTGTCTTATGATGAAATGCTTGAACTTGCCAACTTAGGGGCAGGTGTCCTGCACCCGAGAGCAGTAGAATTTGCGAAAAACTATCAAGTAAGGTTAGAAGTTCGCTCAAGTCTAGAAAGAGTAGAAGGAACAGTGATTGAGGAGGAAGCATCAATGGAACAAAACCTAGTAGTCCGTGGAGTGGCATTTGAAGATGAAATTACAAAGGTAAGCGTATTAGGGCTTGCTAATTCGTTAACGAGCTTGTCAACAATCTTTACAACATTAGCTGAGAACCATTTAAACGTCGATATTATCGTTCAAAGCACAACTGAAGCAGAAAGTGCTAATCTTGCCTTCTCCATTAAAACAGATGATTTATTAGAAACGTTAAATGTCCTTGAAAATAATAAAGGTGTTCTTAATTATGAGCAACTTGATGCAGAAAACAAGCTGGCGAAAGTGTCGATCGTTGGCTCGGGAATGATTTCAAACCCAGGAGTTGCAGCAAAGATGTTTGAAGTGCTTGCAACCAATCAAATTCAAATAAAAATGGTCAGCACCTCAGAAATCAAAGTCTCAGCCGTAGTCGAAGAAAAACACATGCTAAAAGCCGTAGAAGTGTTACACCAAGAATTTGGTCTTTCCACCGACAACCAATAAAAGAAAAAAGCGGTGACTCAGGCACCGCTGCCCCACTTTGCGCGTCATATGGAGTCTTTGTGATCCCATTTGACGGTGAAGTGGACTTTGTTTGCTTTTTTTACTGGGTGTTCAAAGGTTTCGGCGATGACTTGTTTTTGGAGTTGAATTTGTTCTGCTAGGAAGCCTGCTTCGATTTGGAAGTAGTGTTCGGCTTTTGTTTTGACGCGAGAAACGATTAGCGGGCTTACTAGTTCGAATTCAATTTGATCTTTTCTCTCCTTTGTTAGTTGGAGCTGCCCCCATGAGGCTTTTGTAAAGAATTCA from Neobacillus sp. CF12 encodes:
- a CDS encoding electron transfer flavoprotein subunit alpha/FixB family protein, which translates into the protein MTRKVLVLGETRDGSLRNVSFEAIAAAKTVAEGGEVVAVLIGENVSALGAELVQFGADRVVVVEDEKLKQYTSDGFAQALLAVLEKESPEGLVIGHTSLGKDLSPRIAAKLASGLISDATAVEVAGGNVVFTRPIYSGKAFEKKIVTDGLIFATVRPNNIAPLAKDENRTGEVASLSVEIKDLRAIIKEVVRKASEGVDLSEAKVVISGGRGVKSAEGFEPLKELANVLGGAVGASRGACDADYCDYSLQIGQTGKVVTPDLYIACGISGAIQHLAGMSNSKVIVAINKDPEANIFKVADYGIVGDLFEVVPLLTEEFKKLKVHS
- the trxA gene encoding thioredoxin, with amino-acid sequence MAISNVTDANFSAETGSGLVLADFWAPWCGPCKMIAPVLEEIDSEMGDKVKIVKLDVDDNQETAAKYGVMSIPTLLVFKNGEVVDKVVGFQPKDALAGVLEKHV
- the uvrC gene encoding excinuclease ABC subunit UvrC, which produces MNENIKQKLTLLPDQPGCYLMKDRQGTIIYVGKAKILKNRVRSYFSGSHDGKTFRLVNEIEDFEYIVTSSNIEALLLELNLIKKYDPKYNVMLKDDKTYPFIKLTAERHPKLIITRKVKKDKGKYFGPYPNVMAANETKKLLDRIYPLRKCSTLPDRVCLYYHLGQCLAPCVNEVHEEQYKQMTDEITRFLNGGFKEIKKELTEKMTSASEELDFERAKEFRDKIFHIETIMEKQKITMTDFTDRDVFGYAVDKGWMCVQVFFVRQGKLIERDVSMFPIYNEPEEEILTFLGQFYEKSNHFKPKEILIQDEIDLSLAEQLLQVKVLKPQRGQKKDLIKMAIKNAKIALNEKFSLIEKDEVRTIKAVENLGELMGIYTPHRIESFDNSNIQGTDPVSAMVVFIDGKPNKREYRKYKIKSVKGPDDYESMREVTRRRYSRALKEELPLPDLIIIDGGKGHVEAVRDVLENELGLDIPLAGLVKDDKHRTSNLLYGNPLEIIPLGRNSQEFYLLQRIQDEVHRFAITFHRQIRGKSAFQSLLDDIPGVGEKRKKQLLKEFGSVKKMKEATFEEFRALGIPAPVVEELIKKLQS
- a CDS encoding aspartate kinase; this translates as MGLIVQKFGGTSVGSVERILNVAQRVKAETEQGNQVVVVVSAMGKSTDQLVNLAKEISGQPNKRDMDMLLSTGEQVTIALLSMALNEQGLPAVSFTGWQAGIVTEPVHGNARITTINTESVQHQLNAGNVVIVAGFQGITEDGEITTLGRGGSDTTAVALAAALKADKCDIYTDVTGVFTTDPRYVKSARKLKSVSYDEMLELANLGAGVLHPRAVEFAKNYQVRLEVRSSLERVEGTVIEEEASMEQNLVVRGVAFEDEITKVSVLGLANSLTSLSTIFTTLAENHLNVDIIVQSTTEAESANLAFSIKTDDLLETLNVLENNKGVLNYEQLDAENKLAKVSIVGSGMISNPGVAAKMFEVLATNQIQIKMVSTSEIKVSAVVEEKHMLKAVEVLHQEFGLSTDNQ
- a CDS encoding YslB family protein, whose product is MNESTAVELTLQSDEPRNISLFGYELIREFVLPEILGKDTPEILYWAGKRLARKHPLNTLEDIIEFFTKASWGQLQLTKERKDQIEFELVSPLIVSRVKTKAEHYFQIEAGFLAEQIQLQKQVIAETFEHPVKKANKVHFTVKWDHKDSI